One segment of Brassica napus cultivar Da-Ae chromosome C3, Da-Ae, whole genome shotgun sequence DNA contains the following:
- the LOC125582971 gene encoding cytochrome P450 705A22-like — MTLVSTMINFEFQNSFIFFLLSFFSLLCFLGFFFFKKPKVDLESPPSPPSLPIIGHLHLFLSPLIHKCFQKISSKYGPYLHLRIFHLPIVLVSSASMASEIFKAHDVNISSCDLPPIDESLFFGETGFFSAPHGDYWKFMKKLLVTKPLGPHAIERL, encoded by the coding sequence ATGACTCTTGTTTCAACAATGATCAACTTCGAGTTCCaaaactctttcatttttttcctcTTATCCTTCTTCTCACTCCTCTGTTtccttggcttcttcttcttcaagaaaCCAAAGGTTGATTTGGAATCGCCTCCGAGCCCTCCTTCTCTGCCAATCATCGGCCATCTTCACCTTTTTCTATCTCCTCTAATCCACAAATGCTTTCAGAAAATCTCATCCAAGTATGGACCTTACCTCCATCTCCGCATCTTCCACCTCCCCATTGTTCTCGTCTCATCCGCCTCAATGGCCAGCGAGATCTTTAAGGCCCATGATGTGAATATATCGTCCTGTGACCTCCCTCCAATCGACGAGTCCCTCTTTTTCGGGGAAACTGGATTCTTCTCTGCTCCCCATGGAGATTActggaagttcatgaagaaaCTTCTCGTCACAAAGCCTCTTGGACCACACGCAATCGAGCGGTTATGA